From one Sulfurimonas sp. HSL-3221 genomic stretch:
- a CDS encoding NfeD family protein, with protein MLDWLNANVEWWHWVILGMVLIGLETMALTFLLLGIGVAAILTGTLAYLFDLSFSTELLIWSILSTLFVVGWWRFIRQRTVSESGQPNYRVDTKGTVTEGIEPPQRGKVLFDIPVLGNREWPAFADEPLAVGTKVRIVDVSGQLIKVTPLKEN; from the coding sequence ATGCTCGATTGGTTGAACGCAAACGTGGAGTGGTGGCACTGGGTGATCCTGGGGATGGTGCTGATAGGCCTGGAGACGATGGCGCTGACCTTTCTGCTGCTGGGAATCGGCGTCGCCGCGATCCTGACGGGTACGCTGGCCTATCTCTTTGATCTTTCATTTTCTACGGAACTGCTGATCTGGTCGATCCTCTCCACGCTCTTTGTCGTGGGGTGGTGGCGTTTTATACGGCAACGGACCGTGTCGGAGAGCGGTCAGCCCAATTACAGGGTCGACACAAAGGGGACCGTCACCGAGGGGATCGAACCGCCCCAAAGGGGAAAAGTGCTCTTTGATATCCCTGTCCTGGGCAACCGCGAATGGCCCGCTTTCGCCGACGAGCCGCTCGCCGTAGGCACCAAAGTTCGTATTGTCGACGTCAGCGGCCAGCTGATCAAAGTGACCCCCCTCAAGGAGAACTAA
- a CDS encoding SPFH domain-containing protein, whose product MVSLYLIGVFALVIIVTLYKGIKVVPQGEEWVIERLGKFYRTLTPGLNLIIPYIDGVRERMTTRDIILDVPQQEVITMDNAVILTNAIAFIRVTRPSDAVYGVEDFRMAIVNLVMTTLRSIIGEMKLDEALSNRDMIKARLKEQIIDDVADWGVTVKSVEIQDISPSPSMQKAMEQQAAAERERRAVVTKADGNKNAMILEAEGKLEAAKLEAQAQVALAQASAEAIARISESIQEKELPAMFLLGDRYIAALEKLSESQNGKFVVYPADVQQAVKGMLGSVFK is encoded by the coding sequence ATGGTTTCACTCTATCTTATCGGCGTCTTCGCCCTGGTTATTATCGTCACACTCTACAAAGGGATCAAAGTCGTCCCTCAGGGCGAGGAGTGGGTCATCGAGCGGCTGGGCAAGTTCTACCGGACCCTCACCCCGGGGCTCAATCTCATTATCCCCTACATCGACGGCGTGCGCGAGCGGATGACGACGCGGGACATCATCCTCGACGTCCCGCAGCAGGAGGTCATTACGATGGATAACGCCGTCATCCTCACCAACGCCATCGCCTTCATCCGGGTGACGCGCCCCTCCGACGCGGTCTACGGCGTCGAGGATTTCCGCATGGCCATCGTCAACCTCGTTATGACGACGCTGCGTTCCATTATCGGGGAGATGAAGCTGGACGAGGCGCTTTCCAACCGCGATATGATCAAGGCCCGCCTGAAAGAGCAGATCATCGACGACGTCGCCGACTGGGGCGTCACCGTCAAGTCTGTCGAGATCCAGGACATCAGCCCGAGCCCTTCCATGCAAAAAGCGATGGAACAGCAGGCCGCCGCCGAGCGCGAACGCCGTGCCGTCGTCACCAAGGCCGACGGGAACAAGAACGCCATGATCCTGGAAGCCGAAGGGAAGCTCGAGGCCGCCAAGCTCGAAGCGCAGGCCCAGGTCGCACTGGCCCAGGCCTCTGCCGAAGCGATCGCCCGTATCTCGGAATCGATCCAGGAGAAGGAGCTGCCCGCCATGTTCCTGCTCGGCGATCGCTACATTGCGGCACTGGAGAAACTGAGCGAGAGCCAGAACGGCAAATTCGTCGTTTATCCCGCAGACGTTCAGCAGGCGGTCAAAGGGATGCTCGGCAGCGTCTTCAAATAA
- the trhA gene encoding PAQR family membrane homeostasis protein TrhA: protein MTTSSKGAVIKQNINSFSIAEEIWHAVTHGLGLLLSVAAMSILTLLAAQSGSGKALAGALVFGIALILMYGISTLYHAVTAPMAKRILQQLDHSAIYLLIAGTYTPVSLLGIQGSFGWIIFGVEWGVAALGIYLKVAYHGRFETLSLVLYALMGWLVLVAAKPMLAHVDTLTLSLLLAGGLTYTLGIIFYVWDSLHLNHAVWHLFVLGGSVFHFFVVLFLIPSR from the coding sequence GTGACAACCTCCTCAAAAGGCGCCGTAATCAAACAGAATATCAACTCTTTTTCCATCGCCGAAGAGATCTGGCACGCCGTCACCCATGGGCTCGGCCTGCTGCTCAGCGTCGCGGCGATGAGCATCCTGACGCTGCTTGCAGCCCAGAGCGGCAGCGGCAAAGCGCTCGCAGGCGCCCTGGTATTCGGCATCGCGCTTATTTTGATGTACGGCATCTCCACCCTCTACCACGCCGTCACCGCTCCCATGGCGAAACGGATTCTCCAGCAGCTAGACCACTCCGCCATCTACCTCCTTATCGCCGGGACCTATACCCCCGTCTCCCTGCTCGGCATCCAGGGCTCATTCGGCTGGATCATCTTCGGCGTCGAATGGGGAGTCGCCGCACTGGGCATCTATCTGAAAGTGGCCTACCACGGCCGTTTCGAAACCCTCTCCCTTGTCCTGTACGCCCTGATGGGCTGGCTGGTACTCGTCGCCGCCAAACCGATGCTGGCCCACGTCGACACGCTCACCCTCTCCCTCCTGCTTGCCGGCGGGCTCACCTATACCCTGGGGATTATCTTCTACGTCTGGGATTCACTGCATCTCAACCATGCCGTCTGGCACCTCTTTGTCCTCGGCGGCAGCGTTTTTCACTTTTTTGTCGTCCTCTTTCTCATTCCAAGCCGATAG